From one Gemella morbillorum genomic stretch:
- the hisS gene encoding histidine--tRNA ligase: protein MVISMPRGTQDILPEESRKWQYIEEKLRKISSDFCYEEIRTPMFESTELFSRGVGDTTDIVQKEMYTFMDKSDRSLTLRPEGTAGTVRSYIENKLFAQTIQPQKLYYIGPMFRYERKQKGRYRQFVQYGVEVIGDESPKIDAEVISLAYNIYKMFGIENIKVSINSLGNPEERRAYNEALIKHFEPRIHEFDEDCNNRLYKNPMRILDCKVDANHELVKTAPRLLEYLGEESKAYFAEVLRHLDALGVKYEIDHNLVRGLDYYTHTAFEIMIDNPEVELKTLCGGGRYNGLVKLLDGPEDKKGIGFALSIERLLLALESENITLPIDDTIDLFVVSMGEKAGDAAVKLTNDLRLAGYKAQNDYFDKKMKAQMKIADRYKAKLSIIIGESELENDEYVVKDMESFNQKTVKRENIIKYLEEKLRGEK from the coding sequence ATGGTAATATCGATGCCTAGAGGAACTCAAGATATTTTGCCTGAGGAAAGTAGAAAATGGCAATATATTGAAGAAAAATTAAGAAAAATAAGTAGTGATTTTTGTTATGAAGAAATAAGAACGCCAATGTTTGAGTCTACTGAACTTTTTAGTAGAGGTGTTGGGGATACAACAGATATAGTCCAAAAAGAAATGTATACTTTTATGGATAAAAGTGATCGATCTTTAACTTTGAGACCAGAAGGAACTGCAGGGACAGTCCGCTCTTATATAGAAAATAAACTTTTTGCACAAACAATTCAACCGCAAAAATTATACTACATAGGACCAATGTTTAGATATGAAAGAAAACAAAAAGGGCGTTACCGTCAATTTGTTCAATATGGAGTTGAAGTTATAGGGGATGAAAGTCCAAAAATTGATGCGGAGGTTATTAGTTTAGCTTATAACATATATAAAATGTTTGGAATTGAAAATATTAAAGTGAGTATTAATTCACTTGGGAATCCAGAAGAACGTAGGGCATATAATGAGGCATTAATTAAGCATTTTGAACCTAGAATTCATGAATTTGATGAAGACTGTAATAATCGACTTTATAAAAATCCAATGAGAATATTGGATTGTAAAGTAGATGCTAATCATGAACTTGTAAAAACAGCGCCTAGGTTATTAGAGTATTTAGGAGAAGAATCAAAAGCTTATTTTGCAGAAGTACTTAGACATCTAGATGCGCTAGGTGTTAAGTACGAAATAGATCATAATTTAGTTCGTGGACTGGATTACTATACGCATACAGCATTTGAGATTATGATAGATAACCCAGAAGTAGAGTTGAAAACTCTTTGTGGTGGTGGCCGTTATAATGGCTTAGTTAAATTATTGGATGGTCCAGAAGATAAAAAAGGTATCGGATTTGCTTTAAGTATAGAAAGATTATTGCTTGCGTTAGAGAGTGAGAACATCACACTTCCTATCGATGATACAATTGACTTATTTGTTGTATCAATGGGAGAAAAAGCTGGTGATGCAGCGGTAAAACTTACGAATGATTTGCGCTTAGCAGGATACAAAGCTCAAAATGATTATTTCGATAAGAAAATGAAAGCGCAGATGAAGATTGCTGATCGTTACAAAGCGAAACTTTCTATAATAATAGGAGAAAGTGAATTAGAAAATGATGAATATGTTGTAAAAGATATGGAATCATTTAATCAAAAAACTGTGAAAAGAGAAAATATTATAAAATATTTAGAAGAAAAGCTGAGAGGAGAAAAGTAA